The Haloarcula sp. H-GB4 genome contains a region encoding:
- a CDS encoding MOSC domain-containing protein, with amino-acid sequence MGNLVGSVKHIHTAPKTGGGPKSRDSVEAVAGRGLKGDRYFKGDGIYNEREELEPSDITLIEAEALDAAAEDYNVDFEPGAHRRNITTRGVPLNHLVGERFQVGEAVLEGTGLCEPCGYMESLADQPNAAEALTHRGGLDAWIIESGEISVGDDVIW; translated from the coding sequence ATGGGAAACTTGGTTGGTTCAGTCAAGCATATCCATACAGCCCCGAAAACGGGTGGAGGCCCGAAATCACGAGATTCCGTCGAAGCTGTCGCAGGCCGGGGTCTCAAAGGGGATCGATATTTCAAAGGCGATGGAATCTACAACGAACGAGAGGAGCTTGAACCGAGTGACATCACCCTTATCGAGGCTGAAGCACTGGACGCTGCGGCTGAAGATTACAACGTAGACTTCGAACCCGGCGCACACCGTCGGAATATCACGACGCGAGGGGTCCCACTCAACCACCTCGTTGGGGAACGCTTCCAAGTCGGCGAGGCAGTGCTTGAGGGAACTGGTCTGTGTGAGCCCTGCGGCTACATGGAGTCCCTCGCGGACCAACCCAACGCTGCGGAGGCACTCACACACCGTGGGGGTCTCGATGCATGGATCATCGAATCTGGGGAGATTAGTGTCGGTGACGACGTCATTTGGTAG
- a CDS encoding DUF6516 family protein codes for MNVTRDFGDRSVEITAYQVHISDCYPEGIKYSMQYGNAAGETIILYNNLPNHPDAAHHHKHRADSTVVDVKFDCHQPLFQPFKSEGVDQGHT; via the coding sequence ATCAACGTCACACGGGACTTCGGCGACCGCTCCGTTGAGATCACTGCCTATCAGGTCCACATATCCGACTGCTATCCAGAGGGCATCAAGTACTCGATGCAGTACGGGAACGCAGCCGGCGAGACCATCATCCTGTATAATAACCTTCCCAACCATCCCGATGCAGCACACCATCACAAGCATCGTGCTGATAGCACGGTTGTCGACGTCAAGTTTGATTGCCACCAACCACTCTTCCAGCCGTTCAAATCAGAGGGGGTTGATCAGGGCCACACCTAG
- a CDS encoding ParA family protein — MSGDAMTPRAVSVGVLKGGFGKTTTAINLARELAHRNKRALLVDLDDNGHMTLILGHDDAYRGERWNTNHAADVLLDGADPHDYITQVSDGLDLFPAHVDLEDVQSGLKEATMGTTRLKEELVSELLGETYDYIIIDCPANRGKLNDNAMYATGNIIIPLRPENGYETGLTNTVQRLVIEAREYFDLDILAVTPTDLSGRIDQETRDRQLLREMTTREAVAKHVPNYAYIPPEDWDAIDNGSYDGDLPGIRHRAAIDNANDEGVPLRDYDAECDQLQCYDELAQIVETGEVRR, encoded by the coding sequence ATGAGTGGTGATGCAATGACGCCACGTGCAGTCAGCGTCGGCGTCCTCAAAGGCGGTTTCGGCAAGACTACGACAGCAATCAACCTAGCGCGCGAACTTGCACACCGGAACAAGCGCGCGCTGCTGGTCGACCTTGATGATAACGGCCATATGACGCTCATCCTCGGTCACGACGACGCGTATCGGGGTGAACGCTGGAACACAAACCACGCCGCTGATGTACTACTCGACGGCGCGGACCCACACGATTACATTACGCAGGTGAGCGATGGTCTCGATTTGTTCCCTGCGCACGTCGACCTGGAGGATGTCCAGTCCGGGCTCAAGGAGGCAACAATGGGGACGACACGCCTGAAAGAAGAACTCGTCAGCGAATTGCTTGGCGAAACCTACGACTACATAATCATCGACTGTCCAGCGAACCGCGGGAAACTCAACGACAACGCGATGTACGCAACGGGGAACATCATCATTCCATTGCGGCCGGAGAACGGCTACGAGACCGGCCTTACGAATACGGTCCAGCGCCTAGTCATCGAGGCTCGTGAGTACTTCGACCTCGACATCCTCGCCGTCACGCCGACAGACCTCAGCGGCCGCATCGACCAAGAGACACGTGACCGCCAACTTCTGCGAGAGATGACGACCCGTGAAGCCGTCGCAAAGCACGTTCCCAACTACGCGTACATTCCACCGGAGGACTGGGACGCCATCGACAACGGCTCATATGATGGCGATTTGCCGGGTATCCGCCACCGCGCGGCCATCGACAATGCAAACGACGAGGGCGTGCCATTGCGTGACTACGATGCCGAGTGTGATCAACTCCAGTGCTACGACGAACTCGCACAAATCGTCGAAACCGGGGAGGTGCGTCGCTGA
- a CDS encoding acetamidase/formamidase family protein, whose product MARRSISYDEDGHIYEFSPEMDPVYTATDGESLTIETIDSLNKTIQTDDDLLDSIPEEVNAATGPIAVEGAEPGDLLEVEIEAVRVNEGQGRVVTTPDFGLLQDDEEIEHPATRITEVDGDTIEFDGHEILIEPVIGTIGVATAEESITTLTPHNHGGNLDTTDMTGGTTAYFPVFQDGAMLAMGDSKAAMADGEMCGTGAEIGTEIDVTVSVISDPDIGLDRPIVDTGENIKSIASADTMEEAVKLANSDVLDLLQADHDISKTEAYLFSSLVGGLEISQVVDPLVTVRNSIPAEHLSLPF is encoded by the coding sequence ATGGCACGTCGAAGCATCTCATACGATGAGGACGGTCACATCTACGAGTTTTCTCCGGAGATGGATCCCGTCTATACGGCTACTGACGGGGAGTCGCTCACAATCGAGACTATCGATAGTCTCAATAAAACGATTCAGACTGACGACGACCTCCTTGATTCGATTCCCGAAGAAGTAAACGCAGCGACCGGCCCAATCGCGGTAGAGGGTGCTGAACCGGGTGACCTCTTGGAGGTCGAAATAGAAGCGGTTCGGGTCAACGAGGGTCAGGGTCGGGTCGTCACGACGCCGGACTTCGGATTGCTACAGGACGACGAGGAGATTGAACACCCCGCTACCCGAATCACTGAAGTCGACGGCGACACAATTGAATTCGACGGTCATGAGATTCTGATCGAGCCTGTAATCGGGACAATCGGTGTAGCTACCGCAGAAGAGAGCATCACAACATTGACCCCCCACAACCACGGTGGGAACCTCGATACCACCGATATGACCGGCGGTACCACTGCTTATTTCCCCGTATTTCAAGATGGGGCAATGTTGGCGATGGGCGACTCCAAGGCCGCTATGGCCGATGGAGAAATGTGTGGAACAGGTGCCGAAATTGGGACCGAAATCGATGTCACGGTTTCAGTGATTTCGGACCCCGATATCGGACTTGACCGTCCCATTGTGGATACGGGTGAGAACATCAAATCAATCGCCAGCGCCGACACGATGGAAGAAGCAGTCAAATTGGCTAACAGTGATGTCCTCGACCTCTTGCAAGCCGATCACGACATATCAAAGACCGAGGCGTACCTCTTTTCGAGTCTCGTTGGCGGACTCGAAATAAGCCAAGTCGTCGATCCGCTCGTAACCGTGCGGAACTCCATCCCCGCAGAGCACTTGTCACTCCCGTTCTGA